From the Bacteroidota bacterium genome, one window contains:
- the aroC gene encoding chorismate synthase has protein sequence MSGNTFGKIFTLTTFGESHGTAIGGVVEGCPAGLKIDFDFIQNELNRRKPGQSKIVSQRKESDTVDFLSGIFEGKSTGTPIGFIIRNEDSKPKDYSHLKDAYRPSHADYTYDAKYGIRDFRGGGRSSARETATRVVAGALAKLILAKSGVRIHAYVSQVGDIQLPKNKNQIDFTLIESNSVRCPDKLTAERMLKKIEAVRKAGDTIGGVVSCLLEQVPVGLGEPVFDKLHADLGKAMLSINAVKGFEFGSGFESASMLGSEHNDLFVPSPKSKKIITLTNHSGGIQGGISNGESILFRVAFKPVATIMKTQATVDSKGLITTISGKGRHDPCVVPRAVPIVEAMAALVLVDHLLRNQSTKLSDLKF, from the coding sequence ATGTCAGGCAATACCTTTGGTAAAATTTTTACGCTTACCACCTTTGGTGAATCACATGGAACTGCTATTGGTGGTGTTGTGGAAGGTTGCCCGGCCGGATTAAAAATTGATTTCGATTTTATTCAAAATGAACTGAACCGAAGAAAACCGGGACAATCAAAAATTGTATCACAACGCAAAGAAAGCGATACCGTTGATTTTTTATCCGGAATATTTGAAGGAAAAAGTACAGGTACTCCAATTGGATTCATTATTAGAAATGAAGATAGCAAGCCTAAAGACTATTCTCACCTTAAAGATGCATATCGCCCTTCTCATGCAGATTATACCTATGATGCCAAATATGGAATTAGAGATTTTCGAGGAGGAGGTCGAAGCAGTGCGCGTGAAACTGCAACACGGGTTGTTGCCGGAGCCCTTGCTAAATTAATTTTAGCAAAAAGCGGAGTTCGCATTCATGCATACGTTTCACAGGTGGGCGATATACAATTGCCCAAAAACAAAAATCAAATTGATTTTACCCTTATTGAATCGAATAGCGTGCGTTGCCCCGATAAGCTCACTGCCGAAAGAATGCTGAAAAAAATTGAAGCGGTGCGTAAAGCAGGCGACACGATTGGTGGTGTTGTTTCTTGCCTCCTTGAACAAGTTCCGGTGGGTCTTGGAGAACCGGTGTTTGATAAACTGCACGCTGATTTAGGAAAAGCCATGCTGAGCATTAATGCTGTGAAAGGATTTGAATTTGGCTCAGGCTTTGAGAGCGCCAGTATGCTTGGTTCTGAGCACAACGACCTTTTTGTTCCTTCTCCAAAATCAAAAAAAATTATTACCCTTACCAATCACTCAGGAGGCATACAAGGAGGCATCTCGAATGGCGAATCAATACTGTTTCGCGTAGCTTTTAAACCTGTAGCTACCATAATGAAAACGCAGGCAACGGTCGATTCAAAAGGATTAATAACGACCATTAGCGGTAAAGGGCGACACGACCCATGCGTAGTTCCACGAGCCGTTCCTATCGTAGAAGCAATGGCAGCCTTGGTACTGGTTGACCATCTCCTCAGAAACCAAAGTACTAAACTCAGTGATTTAAAATTCTAA
- the ftcD gene encoding glutamate formimidoyltransferase: MNQLIECVPNFSEGNDLNIIKQITDQIESVEGVKLLNVDPGKATNRTVVTFVGNPHSVIDAAFLAIKKASELIDMSKHKGEHPRMGATDVCPLIPIAGISMEETAEWAKKLGARVGKEAGIAVYLYEAAQPNTARNNLSVIRAGEYEGFFKKIKLPEWKPDFGPVEHSVKAGSTVIGARDFLVAYNVNLNTTSTRRANAIAFDVREAGRVKREGNPSTGKIVNDENGKPVNIPGTLKSVKAIGWFIEEYGIAQISMNLTNINITPVHIAFDEVCKKANERGIRVSGSELVGLIPLKAMLDAGKYFLKKQQRSLGVSEKELIKIAIKSMGLDELAPFKPEERIIEYLLKDAGAEKLISMNLTAFANETASESPAPGGGSISAYVGSLGISLATMVANLSAHKAGWDERWEEFSNWAERGEQLKNELLKLVDEDTHAFNKIMNAFALPKATEAEKNQRTQAIQEATKYAIEVPFKVMELAYASLQTIKAMVESGNPNSVTDAGVGALCARAAVMGAFMNVRINSSGLNDKAYTAAILARGKEIESKTQAAEQEILKLVNEKIG; the protein is encoded by the coding sequence ATGAATCAACTCATCGAATGTGTACCCAATTTTAGTGAAGGAAACGACCTAAACATCATCAAGCAAATAACCGATCAAATTGAATCGGTGGAAGGTGTTAAATTATTAAATGTAGATCCCGGAAAGGCTACCAATCGCACTGTCGTGACTTTTGTGGGGAATCCACATTCCGTAATTGATGCTGCATTTTTGGCCATAAAAAAAGCAAGCGAGCTAATTGACATGAGCAAGCACAAAGGGGAACATCCTCGAATGGGTGCTACAGATGTGTGTCCTTTAATTCCCATAGCCGGTATAAGCATGGAAGAAACTGCTGAATGGGCAAAAAAATTAGGGGCAAGAGTTGGCAAGGAAGCAGGAATTGCCGTGTATTTGTATGAAGCAGCCCAGCCTAACACAGCACGCAATAATTTGTCGGTAATTCGAGCGGGAGAATATGAAGGATTTTTTAAAAAGATAAAATTACCGGAATGGAAACCGGATTTCGGTCCTGTTGAGCACTCGGTAAAAGCCGGAAGTACAGTTATTGGTGCAAGAGATTTTTTAGTTGCTTATAACGTGAATTTAAATACCACTTCCACCCGACGTGCAAATGCAATTGCTTTTGATGTGCGGGAAGCGGGAAGAGTTAAACGCGAAGGAAATCCTTCCACCGGAAAAATTGTGAACGATGAAAATGGTAAGCCGGTAAATATTCCAGGTACATTAAAATCGGTAAAAGCAATTGGTTGGTTTATCGAAGAATACGGTATAGCGCAAATTTCAATGAATTTAACCAACATCAACATAACGCCTGTGCACATTGCATTTGATGAAGTATGCAAAAAAGCAAACGAGCGTGGGATTCGTGTGAGTGGATCAGAATTAGTTGGATTAATTCCTTTAAAGGCGATGTTGGATGCAGGTAAATATTTTTTGAAAAAGCAACAACGTTCGCTTGGTGTTTCCGAGAAGGAACTCATAAAAATTGCTATAAAATCAATGGGTTTGGATGAACTGGCGCCCTTTAAACCGGAGGAACGTATTATTGAATATTTATTAAAAGATGCCGGTGCTGAAAAATTAATTTCAATGAATTTAACCGCCTTTGCAAATGAAACGGCGAGTGAAAGCCCGGCGCCGGGCGGTGGCTCTATTTCGGCTTATGTTGGTTCACTTGGCATTTCTTTAGCTACTATGGTGGCAAATCTTTCAGCACACAAAGCAGGATGGGACGAACGTTGGGAAGAGTTTTCGAATTGGGCGGAGCGCGGAGAACAACTTAAGAATGAGTTGCTAAAGTTAGTGGATGAAGATACTCATGCATTCAATAAAATTATGAATGCATTTGCTTTGCCAAAGGCTACGGAGGCAGAAAAAAATCAGCGTACGCAAGCGATTCAAGAGGCAACCAAATATGCTATTGAAGTTCCCTTTAAAGTAATGGAACTGGCTTATGCATCCTTGCAAACGATTAAAGCAATGGTGGAGTCTGGAAATCCCAATTCGGTTACCGATGCAGGTGTTGGTGCGCTGTGCGCAAGAGCAGCAGTCATGGGCGCATTTATGAATGTTCGCATTAATTCAAGTGGATTGAACGACAAAGCCTATACTGCAGCTATCCTCGCAAGGGGAAAAGAAATCGAATCAAAAACCCAAGCCGCAGAACAGGAAATTTTAAAACTAGTGAACGAAAAAATTGGATAA
- a CDS encoding RecX family transcriptional regulator gives MNYSEEQKTKRITDPQQAYLKARGYCAYQERSQQEVRDKLYEWGLWKEVVEEILVKLIADNFLNEERFAIAYAGGKFRIKKWGRNKIRQALKLKGTSEYCIKKGIAAIDEDDYREVLQAILSQKANQLKEKNPIKANYKVAQYAMSRGFESALIWELLAVEK, from the coding sequence ATGAATTATTCCGAAGAGCAGAAAACCAAGCGCATTACCGATCCACAACAAGCGTATTTGAAAGCACGTGGCTATTGTGCGTATCAGGAACGAAGTCAGCAGGAAGTGCGTGATAAGTTATACGAGTGGGGATTATGGAAGGAAGTGGTAGAGGAAATTTTGGTAAAATTGATAGCCGATAATTTTTTAAATGAAGAACGTTTTGCCATTGCTTATGCCGGAGGGAAGTTCAGAATTAAAAAATGGGGAAGAAATAAAATCCGGCAAGCATTAAAACTAAAGGGGACTTCCGAATATTGTATTAAGAAAGGGATTGCTGCAATTGACGAAGATGATTACCGGGAAGTACTTCAAGCCATTTTAAGTCAGAAAGCAAACCAGCTTAAGGAAAAAAATCCAATAAAGGCAAACTATAAGGTAGCTCAATATGCCATGAGTCGGGGGTTTGAGAGTGCATTGATTTGGGAGTTACTTGCCGTAGAAAAATAA
- a CDS encoding phosphoribosylformylglycinamidine cyclo-ligase: MTQDTRYNQRGVSASKEDVHAAIKGLDKGLFPKAFCKIVPDFLSGDENSCIVMHADGAGTKSSLAYIYWKETGDDSVWKGIAQDAIVMNTDDLLCVGAVDHILLSSTIGRNKNLIPGEVIAQLINGTEEVLAQLRNYGIGIHSTGGETADVGDLVRTLIVDSTVVCRMKRADVISNDRIQAGDVIIGLASFGKANYENEYNGGMGSNGLTSARHDVFDKQYRTKFPESYDGAVPADLVYSGKLKLTDEIDIPASQFLNPAGHSPFKISAGKLVLSPTRTYAPVMKKILEKYRKHIHGLVHCSGGGQTKVLHFVDKVHIIKDNLFAVPPLFKLIQEQSQTPYSEMYKVFNMGHRMEIYIAPEYAEEIISISKSFDIDAKVIGRVEASAKKKLTIKSEFGVFEY, encoded by the coding sequence ATGACACAAGATACACGCTACAATCAAAGGGGAGTTTCTGCATCAAAAGAAGATGTACATGCTGCCATTAAAGGTTTGGATAAAGGACTTTTTCCGAAAGCATTCTGCAAAATTGTTCCTGATTTTTTATCGGGCGATGAAAATTCTTGCATTGTGATGCATGCTGATGGTGCTGGTACAAAATCTTCTTTGGCTTATATTTACTGGAAAGAAACCGGCGATGATTCAGTTTGGAAAGGAATAGCGCAGGATGCAATTGTTATGAATACCGATGATTTGCTGTGTGTGGGAGCCGTGGATCATATTTTGCTCTCCTCTACAATTGGCCGAAATAAAAACCTTATCCCCGGAGAGGTAATTGCACAACTCATTAACGGCACTGAAGAAGTATTGGCACAGCTGCGAAACTATGGAATTGGTATTCATAGTACCGGTGGTGAAACTGCTGATGTTGGGGATTTGGTGCGGACTTTAATTGTGGATTCCACTGTTGTGTGCCGCATGAAACGAGCGGATGTAATTTCGAATGATCGAATTCAAGCCGGAGATGTAATTATTGGTTTGGCTTCTTTCGGTAAAGCTAACTATGAAAATGAATACAACGGAGGAATGGGCAGCAACGGGCTTACAAGTGCACGACACGATGTGTTTGATAAGCAGTATAGAACTAAGTTTCCCGAAAGTTATGATGGAGCAGTTCCTGCCGATTTAGTGTATTCAGGCAAGCTAAAACTGACAGATGAAATTGACATTCCTGCAAGCCAGTTTCTAAATCCAGCAGGGCATTCACCTTTTAAAATTAGCGCCGGCAAATTGGTTTTGTCACCCACACGAACCTATGCTCCGGTAATGAAAAAAATTTTGGAAAAATACCGAAAGCATATTCATGGATTGGTGCATTGCAGTGGAGGCGGGCAAACAAAAGTCCTTCACTTTGTGGATAAGGTGCACATCATTAAAGATAATTTATTTGCGGTTCCACCCTTATTTAAATTAATACAAGAACAATCTCAAACACCTTATAGCGAAATGTACAAGGTGTTTAATATGGGGCATCGAATGGAGATATACATAGCTCCCGAATATGCGGAAGAAATAATTTCGATTTCGAAATCGTTTGACATCGATGCAAAAGTAATTGGACGTGTTGAAGCATCCGCCAAAAAGAAGCTCACTATAAAAAGCGAATTTGGCGTCTTTGAATATTGA
- a CDS encoding imidazolonepropionase, with translation MKLLIKNIKSLVQVRADASIVCLKGEAMKSLPCIENAYLAMEDDVIVDYGKMEDWPGISDWTDLTVIDADNKLVFPCWCDSHTHIVYAGTREGEFVDRINGLSYEDIANRGGGILNSAKKLHAASEEDLIEAAMLRIHQVIRMGTGALEIKSGYGLSVDDELKMLRVIKKLKSLTPIEIKSTFLGAHAIPAAYKENRNAYIELIVEEMLPQIAAEGLAEFCDVFCEKGYFTPEETIKILMAGRNHGLIPKVHANQMSCSGGVQAGVNCGAISVDHLEYVGEEEINCLLQSATMPTVLPGAAFFLSLPNPPARQMIDAGLPLAVASDYNPGSSPCGNMNFMLSLLCVQYKLTPEEAINAATLNSAYAMGLSETHGSITVGKKANVFITKEIPSYNFIPYSFASDLIETVIINGEVIELN, from the coding sequence ATGAAACTACTGATAAAAAACATTAAATCATTAGTGCAGGTTCGGGCCGATGCGAGTATTGTTTGCCTTAAGGGCGAAGCAATGAAATCCCTTCCCTGTATTGAGAATGCCTATCTTGCGATGGAGGATGATGTGATTGTGGATTATGGAAAAATGGAGGATTGGCCGGGAATAAGCGATTGGACAGATTTAACAGTTATTGATGCGGATAATAAACTGGTTTTTCCATGCTGGTGCGATTCTCATACACACATTGTGTATGCCGGCACGCGTGAAGGCGAGTTTGTTGACCGCATAAATGGACTTTCTTATGAAGATATTGCCAATCGTGGCGGAGGCATACTCAACTCGGCAAAGAAGTTACATGCTGCAAGTGAAGAGGATTTGATAGAAGCTGCTATGCTTCGAATTCATCAGGTTATTCGGATGGGAACCGGTGCACTTGAAATTAAAAGTGGTTATGGTCTTTCGGTTGATGATGAACTAAAAATGTTGCGCGTAATTAAGAAATTGAAATCCCTTACACCTATCGAAATTAAATCCACCTTTTTAGGTGCACATGCTATACCCGCGGCATACAAAGAAAATCGTAATGCCTACATTGAGTTGATAGTTGAGGAAATGTTACCACAAATAGCTGCAGAAGGCTTGGCTGAATTTTGTGATGTGTTTTGTGAAAAGGGCTATTTTACTCCGGAAGAAACCATAAAAATATTAATGGCAGGTAGAAATCATGGCTTGATTCCAAAGGTGCATGCCAATCAAATGAGTTGTTCAGGTGGAGTTCAGGCAGGTGTGAACTGTGGTGCTATTAGTGTGGATCATCTTGAATATGTGGGTGAAGAGGAGATTAACTGTTTGCTTCAATCGGCAACCATGCCAACGGTTTTGCCGGGTGCTGCTTTCTTTTTATCTCTACCCAATCCTCCTGCACGACAAATGATTGATGCCGGCCTTCCGCTTGCTGTGGCCAGTGATTATAACCCAGGAAGTAGTCCATGTGGTAACATGAACTTTATGTTGTCGCTGCTTTGTGTGCAGTATAAATTAACTCCGGAGGAAGCCATAAATGCAGCAACCCTTAATTCGGCGTATGCGATGGGGCTTAGTGAAACGCATGGAAGTATTACAGTGGGCAAAAAGGCAAATGTGTTTATCACAAAAGAAATACCGAGTTATAATTTTATTCCTTACAGCTTTGCTAGCGATTTAATTGAAACGGTGATAATTAACGGAGAGGTAATTGAACTTAACTAA
- the wecB gene encoding UDP-N-acetylglucosamine 2-epimerase (non-hydrolyzing) — translation MAKKKKIIIVIGTRPNFIKITQFKQEAKKFSNLELKIVHTGQHYDTKMADVFFDQFKLVPDYFLNIAPNTANKQMAEIIDKLEDVLLDYAPDWVIVVGDVNSTFAAALTANKLGIKIAHLESGLRSFDNTMPEEHNRILTDAISNLFFVTEESGMKNLLAEGKTKQNTFMVGNTMIDTMVAFKKDIEKSGILSKIGVLPGQYVLMTMHRPATVDSKEGLKKLIQLIETITRKFKVVFPIHPRTVNNMEYFNLHQRLKENKNLIISEPLDYFSFQKLIKESKLIITDSGGIQEETTFLKVPCLTLRSNTERPITVSVGSNELIPFDIKVIDKKINSIINGTYKAGKIPKYWDGKSTERIIKILSKN, via the coding sequence ATGGCAAAAAAGAAGAAGATTATTATTGTTATAGGTACAAGACCTAATTTTATAAAAATTACGCAATTTAAACAGGAAGCGAAAAAATTTTCAAACCTCGAATTAAAAATTGTACATACCGGTCAGCATTACGATACTAAAATGGCGGATGTTTTTTTTGACCAGTTTAAACTTGTACCGGATTATTTTTTAAATATTGCTCCCAATACTGCCAATAAACAAATGGCAGAGATTATCGATAAACTCGAAGATGTATTGTTGGACTATGCACCTGATTGGGTGATAGTGGTGGGCGATGTAAATTCCACTTTTGCAGCAGCACTTACCGCCAACAAATTAGGAATTAAAATAGCTCATCTGGAAAGTGGCTTGCGCAGTTTCGACAATACTATGCCGGAAGAGCACAACCGCATACTCACCGATGCAATTAGCAATTTGTTTTTTGTAACCGAAGAAAGTGGGATGAAAAACTTATTAGCCGAAGGAAAAACAAAACAAAATACCTTTATGGTTGGCAATACCATGATTGATACCATGGTAGCCTTCAAAAAGGATATTGAAAAATCCGGCATTCTTTCTAAAATTGGTGTTTTACCGGGGCAATATGTGCTTATGACCATGCATCGTCCGGCTACTGTTGATTCCAAAGAAGGACTAAAAAAATTAATTCAACTTATTGAAACCATTACGAGAAAGTTTAAAGTTGTATTTCCAATACATCCACGCACTGTTAATAACATGGAGTATTTTAATTTGCATCAACGCTTAAAAGAAAATAAAAATTTAATCATTTCCGAACCGTTAGATTATTTCAGTTTTCAAAAACTCATCAAAGAATCAAAACTTATCATAACCGATAGCGGCGGAATACAAGAAGAAACAACATTCTTAAAAGTACCTTGTTTGACTTTACGTTCCAATACCGAAAGACCAATAACCGTAAGCGTTGGATCAAATGAACTAATTCCATTTGACATAAAAGTGATTGATAAAAAAATAAACAGTATCATAAACGGAACATACAAAGCCGGCAAAATTCCAAAATATTGGGATGGCAAATCAACTGAACGAATCATAAAAATACTGAGTAAAAACTGA
- a CDS encoding OmpA family protein, translated as MKVFKIFTSISLVLALSLTASAQKGASKEADKAFDSFEYYKAIELYKKASTKEKNKTARTEILFKTAECYRLIGDNKQSEVFYAKAIKAKYADPIAQLRLADAIKANGRYNDAIIEYDKYKALVSSDPRGEMGAKSSAEAQKWKDNPTRFQVNNLAQINSGSSDFAPTYIDRKYSTLYFTSMREGSAGNATDNTIGQSFSDIYEVKVDKKGKWSTPTPIDKTINSQYNEGASIVNKKGTKIYFTRCDVVKKKFMGCQIMMADKMGTAWGTPTNIVLTTDTFTVGHPAINVDETKLYFSSDMPGGMGGKDLWVSTYDKGSRKWGEPVNMGGKINTEGDEMYPFVRDNGDLYFASNGLAGMGGLDIFMCAKNGENFAAPENMKSPINSPADDFGLIYEAKSNRGYLSSAREGGKGADDIWSFTMPPLVYSVMGKVLDVDSKEPIVGAVVKLIGSDGSSVEQTTDAKGSYNFDATPDGKRYVTQNVSYTISSGMDKYLGDKGTFTTVGSETAQVFTKDLMLKSIKKGPIRLPDILYDLAKWDLKPQYQDSLNGLIKTLEDNMNVTIELGSHTDTRDNNKNNAVLSQKRAQSVVDYLILKGIAADRLTAKGYGEDRPLISDKEIAALKSNEEKEAAHQKNRRTEFKVLREDYVPKLDPNAPKVAPKVQDASGEEEDGE; from the coding sequence TCTTTGGTTCTCGCATTGTCGTTGACTGCAAGCGCTCAAAAAGGTGCATCAAAAGAGGCAGACAAAGCCTTTGACAGTTTTGAGTATTACAAGGCAATCGAACTCTATAAAAAAGCCTCTACAAAAGAGAAAAACAAGACTGCTAGAACAGAAATTTTATTTAAAACAGCCGAGTGTTATCGTTTGATTGGTGATAATAAGCAATCTGAAGTTTTTTATGCAAAAGCCATTAAGGCGAAATATGCTGATCCAATTGCACAGCTTCGATTGGCTGATGCGATAAAAGCAAATGGCCGTTACAACGATGCCATTATCGAATACGATAAATACAAAGCTTTAGTATCTAGTGATCCGCGTGGAGAGATGGGTGCAAAATCATCTGCAGAAGCACAAAAATGGAAAGATAATCCAACCCGTTTTCAGGTAAACAATTTGGCTCAAATTAATTCAGGCTCAAGTGATTTCGCGCCGACTTACATCGATCGCAAATACAGTACTTTGTATTTTACTTCTATGCGTGAAGGCTCTGCCGGTAACGCAACGGATAATACGATTGGACAAAGCTTTAGCGATATTTACGAAGTGAAAGTGGATAAAAAAGGAAAATGGAGTACACCCACACCTATCGATAAAACCATCAATTCTCAATACAATGAGGGAGCATCTATCGTAAATAAAAAAGGTACAAAAATTTATTTTACTCGTTGCGATGTGGTAAAGAAAAAATTTATGGGTTGCCAAATTATGATGGCCGATAAAATGGGTACTGCTTGGGGAACACCTACCAACATTGTGTTAACAACCGATACATTTACAGTTGGTCATCCGGCAATCAATGTGGATGAAACTAAATTGTATTTCTCTTCTGATATGCCGGGCGGAATGGGTGGAAAAGATTTATGGGTTAGTACTTACGATAAAGGTTCAAGAAAATGGGGTGAGCCGGTGAACATGGGCGGAAAAATTAATACCGAAGGAGATGAAATGTATCCTTTTGTGCGCGATAACGGTGATTTATATTTCGCTTCTAACGGATTAGCAGGAATGGGTGGTTTAGATATTTTTATGTGTGCTAAGAACGGAGAAAACTTTGCAGCTCCTGAAAACATGAAGTCGCCAATTAACTCTCCTGCTGATGATTTTGGATTAATTTACGAAGCAAAATCAAACAGAGGATATCTTTCTTCTGCGCGTGAAGGCGGAAAAGGCGCTGATGATATTTGGTCATTTACAATGCCTCCCTTGGTTTACAGTGTAATGGGTAAAGTGTTGGATGTGGATAGCAAAGAACCAATAGTTGGTGCAGTGGTAAAATTAATTGGCAGCGATGGCTCAAGTGTTGAACAAACGACCGATGCTAAAGGAAGCTACAACTTTGACGCAACTCCTGATGGAAAAAGATACGTTACACAAAATGTTTCTTATACCATTAGTTCAGGTATGGATAAATACCTTGGAGATAAAGGAACCTTTACTACAGTTGGCTCTGAAACAGCTCAAGTGTTTACAAAAGATTTGATGTTGAAATCCATTAAAAAAGGTCCAATTCGTTTACCGGATATTTTGTATGACCTTGCAAAATGGGATTTAAAACCACAATATCAAGATTCTTTGAATGGTTTAATTAAAACCCTAGAAGATAATATGAATGTAACAATCGAGTTAGGTTCACATACCGATACTCGTGATAACAATAAAAACAATGCTGTGCTTTCACAAAAAAGAGCACAATCGGTTGTGGATTATTTAATTTTGAAAGGAATTGCTGCAGATCGTTTAACAGCAAAAGGATACGGTGAAGATCGTCCTTTAATTTCTGACAAAGAAATTGCAGCTTTAAAATCAAACGAAGAAAAAGAAGCAGCTCACCAAAAGAACAGAAGAACAGAATTTAAAGTTTTGCGCGAAGATTACGTTCCAAAATTAGATCCCAATGCACCTAAGGTAGCTCCTAAAGTTCAGGACGCAAGCGGGGAAGAAGAAGACGGAGAGTAA
- a CDS encoding glycosyltransferase family 4 protein: MVYSLGGKLSNLLREEGISSNKIKQIPIGLEPAWISDKVHASGPVRRFVFIGRYERRKGIEELNKVLKQLIGKEKFEFHFIGPIPTKKRIQSDQLIYHGSIIDQSEIQKIVRSCDILISPSFAEGMPTVILEAMASALAVIATDVGAVSELVSDKTGWLVTAPKTKLIKAAILAALKVDAKELQNMKEKSRELVKKHYLWDEIIAKTISSIQETIKQV, encoded by the coding sequence GTGGTGTATTCCCTTGGCGGGAAGTTGAGTAACTTGTTGCGGGAAGAAGGAATTTCTTCAAATAAAATAAAACAAATTCCAATTGGCCTTGAGCCCGCATGGATAAGTGATAAGGTTCACGCTTCCGGACCTGTGCGTCGCTTTGTATTTATTGGACGATATGAGCGTAGAAAAGGGATTGAAGAATTAAATAAAGTATTGAAGCAACTAATAGGAAAAGAAAAATTTGAATTTCATTTTATTGGTCCGATTCCAACTAAAAAACGCATTCAATCGGATCAACTTATTTATCATGGAAGTATCATTGATCAATCCGAAATTCAAAAAATTGTTCGCAGTTGCGATATCTTAATAAGTCCTAGCTTTGCGGAAGGAATGCCCACTGTTATTTTAGAAGCCATGGCATCCGCATTAGCGGTTATTGCTACCGATGTAGGCGCAGTAAGCGAATTGGTTTCGGATAAAACCGGATGGCTTGTTACAGCTCCAAAAACAAAACTCATAAAAGCTGCAATATTGGCCGCACTTAAAGTGGATGCAAAGGAACTACAAAACATGAAGGAAAAAAGCAGAGAGCTGGTAAAAAAGCATTATTTATGGGATGAGATTATTGCTAAAACAATTTCCTCTATCCAAGAAACGATAAAACAAGTCTAG